The following DNA comes from Photobacterium sp. DA100.
CGGGATGGTAGACCCTGTCAGGGTGATAGGCTTTCTTGATTTTGCCGGCCAGTGGGATCCAAGCCTTGCTTTTGTGATGGGCGGAGCCATCGCGGTGTTTATGCCGGTGTATTTGTTGGTGGTACGCAAGATGGAAAAGCCGGTTTGTGAGACGGATTTTCGCTTGAGCCAGAAGAAATCGATCGATGCGCCTTTAGTTGGCGGTTCGATTTTGTTTGGTATCGGCTGGGGGATGGCTGGGATCTGTCCGGGACCCGCTGTCACCTCGTTGTCTGGAGGCAACTTTGGCCTGCTGTTGTTTGTGGCTAGCATGCTGGCAGGAATTTGGCTTGGCTGCCAGATCCAGAGCAAGCTAGAAAGTGATGACCAGCTCAAAGTTAGTCATGCGCAGATGAACTAATCTGGATAGCGAACCTCAGCACGGCGGCAGGTAAGAGCCTGCCGCCATTATCCAGCACCCTGAATAAACTTGCGCATATGTGATTCTGTTGCTTAACAACAGGAAAGGGGGGAGTGTTATGACAGCGAACGTCAGACAGGGCTTGGTAGCAAAATTTCTCAACAGTTTTTTCCCGCCAGTGCTTATCTTTTTGGCCTTGGCGGTTGGGATGTCTGCTCTGCTCCTGACCCCGAGGGAAGAAGATCCCCAAATCATCGTACCTATGGCTGATGTGCTGATTCAGGCCCCGGGTTTGTCACCCAGGCAAGTCGAAAATCAGGTTACCCAGCCGCTGGAAAAATTGCTGACCCAGATCGATGGCGTGGAAGATGTCTACTCGACGTCGATGAAAGGCGCGGCTCAGGTCATCGTACGCTTTTATGTCGGAGAGCAGCGTGAAGATGCCCTGATCAAACTGTACAACAAGATCTACTCGAACCTGGATCTGGTACCTGCCTCGGTGACGCAATGGGCTGTCAAGCCGGTTGAAATTGATGACGTGCCGATAGTGGTTGCCGCGCTCTACAGTACAGATCCTGAACTGACCGGTAATGCGCAGTTGCGGCGCATTGCCGAGCAGGCGGTGAACCAGCTACAGGCGCTGGATAATACCAACAAGGTAGCGGTTGTCGGGGGCAATCCCCGGTTGATCCAAATTTCCCTCGATACCGTGGCGATGGCAAGTCGCATGACCACGGTGGATGATATCCAACAGGCTTTCTCCCTGACTAACCAGCACCGCCAATTGGGCGATATTCACCAGCAAGGGCAGGTTTTCCAGCTGGAAAGCGGCCAGTTTTTCCGTAACGCCCAGGAAGTGGCACATACTGTGGTGAATGTGGTCAATGGCCAGCCTGTCTATTTGCAAGATATTGCCACGGTGACCGACGGCCCCGATGAAGCATCCGACCAGACATGGTTCCGTTGGGGGGCGGCAGCCGGTGCTGGCAACCAACAAGCCCGCGAACCCTATCCCGCGGTGTTTCTCTCGGTTGCAAAACAAAAAGGCAGCAATGCGGTTTGGGTTGCCAATGATGCTATTGCGTTGCTGGACGAGATGGTACAGAACCAGTTTCCGCCGCATGTCAAGATGACAGTGATCCGTAACTATGGCGAAACCGCCAACGAGAAAGTGGGCAATCTGGTTTCCAGCCTCGGTCTGTCGATCCTGACGGTGGTGGTTTTTGTCGGGGTCTTTCTAAACTGGCGTGCGGCGCTGGTGGTTGGGCTCGCTATTCCAATCAGCTACGGTGCGGCGTTGGGGATGGACTTCGCCTTTGGCTATACGATTAACAGGGTAACACTGTTTGCCTTGATCTTGGCGCTGGGCCTGATCGTCGATGATCCCATCGCCAGTATCGATAACATAGAGCGCTTTCTAAAGCGCAAGGGCATGTCCACTTCGACGGCTATCGTCATGGCAATGGCAGAAATCCGCAGCGCGCTGCTGATGTCGACCGTAGCGATTGTGATTGTCTTTACGCCGATGTTTTTCATCACCGGGATGATGGGGCCCTATATGGCACCGTTGGCATTTAACGTGCCGGTCAGTGTGGTATTCAGTACGGTTGTGGCTTTCCTCATTACTCCCTGGCTTGCCAAGAAACTCCTCAAGCGGGATGGGGGAGCCGGGCATTACCGGGTCGAGCAGTCGCTGTTGTATAAAATCTACAATAAGATGCTGACGCCGCTGCTGGCACGCAAGCGCAATAGTGTGATTTTTCTGTCAGTAGTCGCACTGGCTTTTGTTGCCGCGGCAATGCTGCCAGCCTTGCGGATTGTACCGCTGAAACTGCTGCCTTATGACAACAAAAATGAGTTCCAGCTGGTGCTGAACATGCCTGAGACCAGTAGTGTCGAGCAGACGTCAAATGCGTTGAATAGCTTTGCCGATTACCTGCAGCGTGTGCCCGAGGTGGTCTCGGTCTCCGGCTTTGCCGGCATTGCTTCGCCCATGGATTTCAACGGGATGGTCAGGCATTACTTTATGCGCTCGATGCCGTATCAGGGAGAGCTTCGGGTCGTTCTGGCGCAAAAGGATCAACGTCAGCAACAGTCACACGAGATGGTTACTCGGCTTCGGGCTGATCTCACTCGCATAGCGGAAGGGGTGGGCGCAGATATTCAGCTGGTGGAAACGCCGCCGGGGCCACCTGTTATTGCCACTATAGTGGCCGAAGTCTACGGCCAGCCGCAGACCCCTTACCACCAGTTGCAACAGGCGGCCGATAAGGTGGCGCAACGTTTGCGACGGGAGCCCTTCGTGGCGGAAACCGATACCTCCCAAGAGGGGGGATGGCACAGCTGGCGGTTTGTGGTGGACAGTGAAAAAGCGGCGTTGTCAGGGATATCGGTTCAGGATATTAACCACACCCTGGCGGCAGCAAACCAAGGTCTGGTCGTTAGTTACTTGTACGATGAGCATGAACTTAATCCTTTGCCAATAACCATTCGTTTGCCAAGTCAGCAGCGAGATGATCTGGCGGCGCTGGAGAATTTGTATGTCCGCGGCATGCCAGGGATCGCTAAGCGGGTTGAGCAAGGGCGGGTTGTTGATGCCGGCCAGCCATTGGTGCCGTTGTCTGAGCTGGGACGCTTTGAATTAATCGATGCGCCGCAACCGATCATGCGCAAGAACTTGCGCCAAGTGGTGTACGTCTTTGCCGAGGCGACGGGGCGCGTTCCTGCGGAGGTGATTGCCGATGTCGCTGCTGATCTACAGGCCAGCCAGTGGGATGGTGCGAGGCAAACTGGTCAGGTCAGGCCGCTAAGTGGGCGTACTTACCTAAACAACGGCGGAGGGGATCCCTGGTGGCTGCCGCCGGGCATCAATGTTGTCTGGAGCGGTGAAGGAGAGTGGAAGATCACCCTGGATGTATTTCGCGATCTCGGGATTGCTTACGGTGCAGCCTTGCTCGGGGTGTTTGTGGTGATGGTACTGCAAACCGGCTTGCCTGCGGTCTCCGGTATCATTATGTTGGCGATCCCGCTGACGGTGATTGGGATCATGCCCGGCTTCTGGCTACTTAATGTGGTTGGAACAACAGAAATCAACGGGATACCCAATCCGTCGCTGTTCACCGCCACGGCCATGATCGGCATGATTGCCCTGGCCGGGATTGTGGTACGCAATTCATTGGTGCTGATCCAGTTTATACATCAGTCGCTGCGTGACGGCGAGTCGCTGAAACCCGCATTGGTCAAAGCGGGCGCTGTGAGAATGCGGCCTATCTTGCTTACGGCCGGTACCACGTTGCTGGGTAACGTGGTGATCACCCTGGATCCCATCTTCAATGGCCTTGCCTGGGCTATTATATTCGGCATCACGGCTTCGACACTCTTTACGCTGCTGGTGATCCCGGTGGTTTACCATCTGGCTTATGCCAACAAACCCGGATATGGCCTGCCTGCTGAGCCAGGCAGTATGCCCTCAGACACATCCTCGGAGCCGTCGACTGGTTGTCCGTCCCAGTCATCAGCCGCTTCAGTCAACCACAGGAAGTCGCAGTCATGAGTATGAAAAGAATAGCCGTAACAATTGCCGCGTTTGCAGGCCTTGGTATCCTCTTCTTTACCATTTCTGGCGGATTTGTCGCGAAGCTGGATACCGAAAATCTGGCGCCACCCGGCGAGGCGCTGGCCGGGCAGGCTGTTGTCCGGGTGCAAGCCGAAACCTTGCCGGTTTGGCAACAGTATACCGGCAGTATTGTGGCTGATCAGCAGGCGACGTTGTCTGCCCGCTTGACGGCACAGGTTGCCGATGTACTGGTGGATGTCGGCGACAACGTCAAGGCCGGGGATATTTTGATCCGCCTTGATAACCTCGACTTGGATGCCAGAGTACGGCAATCGGAACAGGCGCTGGCCAGTGCCCAGGCGCAACTGAATATTGCCCGCAAGGACTATGAGCGAACCCTGTCGCTGTTCAAGCGTAAACTGATCGCACAGTCCCAGCTGGACGAAGCCCTGAGTAACCGGCAGACAGCAGAAGCTAGGTTTAAGCAGTCCCAAGCCTCGGTAGAAGAAGCGCAAACGACCTATGGCTATAGCATTATTGCCGCTCCTTTTGATGGGGTGATCACTCAGAAACTGGTGCATCGGGGGGATATAGCATCCCCCGGGATCCCGATGCTCAGTCTGTACAACCCGGCGACACTGATGATGGAAAGTTATATTGCAGCTAGCCAGCGTTATTTGTTGGAGCTGGGCCAGCGCTGGCCGGTGATTCTGCCTGAGCAAGGATGGGAGCTGGAAGGGACAATCAAAGAAATCACCCCTGCTTCAGATGCCGGTTCGCGCAGTGTGGTTGTTAAGCTGGCTTTTGCACCTGAGCTACTGGCTCAATCCGGTTCCAAACCGCTGTATCCAGGCATGTTTGCCCGGGTCGGTATTGTGACTGGCGAGGAGCAGGTACTGATGGTGCCGTCGACGAGCACGTACCGTATCGGCCAGCTGGAATATATAAAAATCGTTGATGGCGACCGGTTAGTGCCGCGCTTGATCCAAACCCGCCCCTATCTCGATGACAAGCTCATTATCAGGAAAGGGGTTACTGAGATGACGGATATTGTCGCGCAGCCGGATCCTGCGCACAATGGCGGATAGGCCTAACACAGAGGCAGGCACTACCTCTGTTCAAACCATTGTAATTTCTCACTCAGCGAGGTGACACTGCCAATGACAATCAATGCCGGGCTCTTAGCACCGCTGGCCAGTGCTGGCAATTGTGCCAGCGTCCCTCTCAGTACCCGTTGATCATACCGGGTGCCGTTTTCGATAATGGCGCAAGGCGTCGAAGCCGCAAGGCCATGGGTGATGAGTTTGTCGCAAATATGGCCACTTTGTTTGAGGCCCATATAGAAGACCAGGGTATTGTTCGAGTGGGCGAGGGATTGCCACTCGATTTCACGGCCATCTTTTTGCACATGGCCCGTGATGAACTGGACACTTTGGGCATGATCACGGTGGGTGAGGGGGATTCCCGCATAGGCCGTTGCGCCCGCCGCCGCCGTAATGCCCGGCACCACTTCGTATTTAATGCCGAACTTGGCCAGCTCCTCGAGCTCTTCACCGCCACGGCCGAAGATGAATGAGTCACCGCCTTTCAAGCGGACAACCCGCTTACCTTCCAGTGCCTTTTGTACCAGTATCTGGTTGATTTGCTCTTGTGGGACACAGTGGAAGTCGAGCTTCTTGCCGACGTAAATCATCTCGGCTGAACGATCCGCCAGTGCCAAGATATCATCTGAAACCAAACGGTCATACACCACAACGTCGGCCGCCTGGATAACCTTCAGGCCTTTGACGGTCAGTAAGTCCGGATCCCCCGGGCCTGCACCGACTAGGGATACAAAGCCGCTGTTTGATAGTGTGTTGTTGGTGGTCATGGCGATTCCCTTCAAGAAACTTGGATATAAAAAGTAACACTCGTTGCGGTGATTCTTATCCTAAGGAGTTATTACTTTTTATAGCCAAAACAATACAATAGGTACATAAGTTGGCATGTTGGCCCCGCACGCGCGGTGCGGGGCCTGCATGGTCGTTATTTAGAGCTGAGCACCGGCTCTGCATTGAACACGGTGTTATTTTCTGCGCTAACTGCTGGCGCTGTTTTGGCGTGAGTCAGGTATAGCGGCACACAGGTAAACAGCAAACCACCCACTAGGTTACCAAGAATGGTTGGTACTAGGTTGAAACTCAGCCAGGTCGAGATGCCGAAATCTGCCCCCAGCATCATGCCCAACGGGAACAGGAACATATTCACGACCGCGTGCTCAAACACTAGCGCAAAAAAGATAAAGATTGGCAGCCACATAGCGGCGATTTTGCCGGCAACACTGCGAGCTGTCATGTTGCCGATCACGCCTAGGCAGACCATCAGGTTACACAGGATACCGCGCACAAAGCAGGTGATCCAACCGTTGGCACCGAGCTCCTCGAAGCCGACGGTACGTGCTGTGGCTACCTTGATAAACGTTTGGCCGACAGCGCCTGGCTCTACACTGAAGTTCATGGTGAAGGACAGGGCGATTAGGAAAGCAACGATCAGCGAGCCGATCAGGTTGCCCAGGCCCACTAGACCCCAGCAGCGAAGAACACTGCTCCAGGTAATGCCCGGGCGGTTTTCGAATTTAGCCAGTGGCGCAAGGCCAAATACGCCGGTTACCAGATCGTATCCCATCAGGCTCAAGATACAGAAGCCGACTGGGAAAACGAGGGCCCCAACAATGCCAATACCTGTCTGTGTAATGGTGGTGATCGCCACAACAACTGCCAGCGAGAGAATAATCCCGGCCATCGTGCCACGCAAAATCAGATCACGTGTCGATGTGCGGATTTTTGCCTCGCCCGTATCAATCATTGTCTGAACGAATTCCATCGGTTTTGAATAGGACATCATGTCACTCCAAAAAGTTAAAATAAAAATTGAATAGTCAAAGGCTCTCACTCTCGAGATGGGCAAAGAGCCTTTTCGCTATTAAATCTTTGGCGATTAACCGGCTTGGGCTTATGCCGCGATTTCGACTTTGCCGTTGGTCACACGGGCAGTAAAGGCTTTGATGCTAAAGCGCTCATCTTCCATGCATCCCCCAGTCGACAAGTTGAAGCGTTGCTTTTTCAGCGGGCTCGCCACCCAAAGCGCATCCTGGTGCTCGCAGATCAGGCCACGGGATAGCACGTTCGAACGGGCAAACGGATCCATGTTGCTGATAGCGAAGACCTCTTCAGCTTCGCCCGGACGAAAGATGGCAACCTGCTGGCCGTTGAACAGCGCACATACGCCAGTACCCGGAGTGATATCTTGGATATCGCAAATTTGTTCAAAGACCATGATTAGTTCTCCAATTCAACGTGCAGGATATCGCCTACAGCAGCAGGGTGTTTTTCGGTGTATGTTGCGGGGCGGTGCTGGTCACGCTCGGCAACAAAGACTACGTTGTCATCACGCAGGTCAGAGTTGATGAAGTGGGCAAAGCGCGCCAGCTGAGACTCGTCGTTGATGGTCGCGGCCCATTCACACTCGTATTCATCGACCAACTTGGCCACGTCAGCTTCTAGTTGCGTGTTGATACCGAGTTTGTCTTCGACAATCACTTGGCGTAAGTAGTCCACACCACCTTCCATGTTTTCCATCCATACCGAGGTACGTTGCAGCGGCGCTGCGGTACGGATATAGAACATCATGAAGCGGTCGATGTACTTGATCAGGGTTTCCTGATCCAGGTCGCTGGCCAGCAGGTCGGCGTGACGAGGCTTCATACCACCGTTACCACAGACATACATGTTCCAGCCTGCATCGGTCGCGATAATACCAAGGTCTTTGCCTTGTGCTTCGGCGCACTCTCGGGTACAGCCGGACACACCGAACTTCATCTTGTGCGGGGTACGGATCCCCTTGTAGCGGTTCTCGATAAATGAACCCAGGCCGACAGAGTCTTGGACACCGTAGCGGCACCAGGTCGAACCCACACAAGTTTTTGCCATACGCAGTGCTTTGGCATAGGCCTGGCCGGTCTCGAAGCCAGCACTGATCAGCTTGCGCCAGATCTGCGGCAGGTCGTCTTTCTGGGCGCCGAACAGGCCGATACGCTGCGCACCGGTTACCTTGGTATACAACTTGTATTCTTCAGCCACGGCGGCCAGCGCGGCCAGCGCTTGAGGCGTTACCTCACCACCGGCCATACGCGGGATCACCGAGTAAGTCCCGTCTTTTTGGATGTTGCCCAGAAAGTTATCGTTGGTGTCGTGCAGCTTGACCAGCTGCG
Coding sequences within:
- a CDS encoding YeeE/YedE family protein, whose translation is MITRVVALISGLLFGLGMMVSGMVDPVRVIGFLDFAGQWDPSLAFVMGGAIAVFMPVYLLVVRKMEKPVCETDFRLSQKKSIDAPLVGGSILFGIGWGMAGICPGPAVTSLSGGNFGLLLFVASMLAGIWLGCQIQSKLESDDQLKVSHAQMN
- a CDS encoding efflux RND transporter permease subunit, giving the protein MTANVRQGLVAKFLNSFFPPVLIFLALAVGMSALLLTPREEDPQIIVPMADVLIQAPGLSPRQVENQVTQPLEKLLTQIDGVEDVYSTSMKGAAQVIVRFYVGEQREDALIKLYNKIYSNLDLVPASVTQWAVKPVEIDDVPIVVAALYSTDPELTGNAQLRRIAEQAVNQLQALDNTNKVAVVGGNPRLIQISLDTVAMASRMTTVDDIQQAFSLTNQHRQLGDIHQQGQVFQLESGQFFRNAQEVAHTVVNVVNGQPVYLQDIATVTDGPDEASDQTWFRWGAAAGAGNQQAREPYPAVFLSVAKQKGSNAVWVANDAIALLDEMVQNQFPPHVKMTVIRNYGETANEKVGNLVSSLGLSILTVVVFVGVFLNWRAALVVGLAIPISYGAALGMDFAFGYTINRVTLFALILALGLIVDDPIASIDNIERFLKRKGMSTSTAIVMAMAEIRSALLMSTVAIVIVFTPMFFITGMMGPYMAPLAFNVPVSVVFSTVVAFLITPWLAKKLLKRDGGAGHYRVEQSLLYKIYNKMLTPLLARKRNSVIFLSVVALAFVAAAMLPALRIVPLKLLPYDNKNEFQLVLNMPETSSVEQTSNALNSFADYLQRVPEVVSVSGFAGIASPMDFNGMVRHYFMRSMPYQGELRVVLAQKDQRQQQSHEMVTRLRADLTRIAEGVGADIQLVETPPGPPVIATIVAEVYGQPQTPYHQLQQAADKVAQRLRREPFVAETDTSQEGGWHSWRFVVDSEKAALSGISVQDINHTLAAANQGLVVSYLYDEHELNPLPITIRLPSQQRDDLAALENLYVRGMPGIAKRVEQGRVVDAGQPLVPLSELGRFELIDAPQPIMRKNLRQVVYVFAEATGRVPAEVIADVAADLQASQWDGARQTGQVRPLSGRTYLNNGGGDPWWLPPGINVVWSGEGEWKITLDVFRDLGIAYGAALLGVFVVMVLQTGLPAVSGIIMLAIPLTVIGIMPGFWLLNVVGTTEINGIPNPSLFTATAMIGMIALAGIVVRNSLVLIQFIHQSLRDGESLKPALVKAGAVRMRPILLTAGTTLLGNVVITLDPIFNGLAWAIIFGITASTLFTLLVIPVVYHLAYANKPGYGLPAEPGSMPSDTSSEPSTGCPSQSSAASVNHRKSQS
- a CDS encoding efflux RND transporter periplasmic adaptor subunit; its protein translation is MSMKRIAVTIAAFAGLGILFFTISGGFVAKLDTENLAPPGEALAGQAVVRVQAETLPVWQQYTGSIVADQQATLSARLTAQVADVLVDVGDNVKAGDILIRLDNLDLDARVRQSEQALASAQAQLNIARKDYERTLSLFKRKLIAQSQLDEALSNRQTAEARFKQSQASVEEAQTTYGYSIIAAPFDGVITQKLVHRGDIASPGIPMLSLYNPATLMMESYIAASQRYLLELGQRWPVILPEQGWELEGTIKEITPASDAGSRSVVVKLAFAPELLAQSGSKPLYPGMFARVGIVTGEEQVLMVPSTSTYRIGQLEYIKIVDGDRLVPRLIQTRPYLDDKLIIRKGVTEMTDIVAQPDPAHNGG
- the cobA gene encoding uroporphyrinogen-III C-methyltransferase, whose amino-acid sequence is MTTNNTLSNSGFVSLVGAGPGDPDLLTVKGLKVIQAADVVVYDRLVSDDILALADRSAEMIYVGKKLDFHCVPQEQINQILVQKALEGKRVVRLKGGDSFIFGRGGEELEELAKFGIKYEVVPGITAAAGATAYAGIPLTHRDHAQSVQFITGHVQKDGREIEWQSLAHSNNTLVFYMGLKQSGHICDKLITHGLAASTPCAIIENGTRYDQRVLRGTLAQLPALASGAKSPALIVIGSVTSLSEKLQWFEQR
- a CDS encoding formate/nitrite transporter family protein, with amino-acid sequence MSYSKPMEFVQTMIDTGEAKIRTSTRDLILRGTMAGIILSLAVVVAITTITQTGIGIVGALVFPVGFCILSLMGYDLVTGVFGLAPLAKFENRPGITWSSVLRCWGLVGLGNLIGSLIVAFLIALSFTMNFSVEPGAVGQTFIKVATARTVGFEELGANGWITCFVRGILCNLMVCLGVIGNMTARSVAGKIAAMWLPIFIFFALVFEHAVVNMFLFPLGMMLGADFGISTWLSFNLVPTILGNLVGGLLFTCVPLYLTHAKTAPAVSAENNTVFNAEPVLSSK
- the nirD gene encoding nitrite reductase small subunit NirD codes for the protein MVFEQICDIQDITPGTGVCALFNGQQVAIFRPGEAEEVFAISNMDPFARSNVLSRGLICEHQDALWVASPLKKQRFNLSTGGCMEDERFSIKAFTARVTNGKVEIAA